From a region of the Candidatus Methylomirabilis sp. genome:
- a CDS encoding RtcB family protein, which yields TRSFGPGSPGLPPPFDRLGQPVIVGGSMETGSFVLMGTRQAMEEAFGSTAHGSGRTMSRTAARKKTHGRDLLKRLEEKGIMVRAASYEGVAEEAGFAYKDISQVAETVDAAGLSRRVALLKPIGNVKG from the coding sequence GACGCGCTCCTTCGGCCCCGGGAGCCCCGGGCTGCCCCCCCCCTTCGACCGCCTGGGCCAGCCGGTCATCGTGGGCGGTTCCATGGAGACCGGATCCTTCGTCCTGATGGGGACCCGGCAGGCCATGGAGGAAGCCTTTGGCTCGACGGCCCACGGCTCGGGCCGGACCATGTCCCGGACGGCCGCGAGGAAGAAAACCCACGGCCGCGACCTCCTGAAGAGGCTGGAGGAGAAGGGCATCATGGTCCGGGCCGCCTCCTACGAGGGGGTGGCCGAGGAGGCTGGCTTTGCGTACAAGGACATCTCCCAGGTGGCGGAGACGGTGGACGCCGCTGGCCTCTCCCGGCGCGTGGCGTTGCTCAAGCCCATCGGCAACGTGAAGGGCTAG